A window of the Lepus europaeus isolate LE1 chromosome 5, mLepTim1.pri, whole genome shotgun sequence genome harbors these coding sequences:
- the ARTN gene encoding artemin: MELGLRGSSALSPCLVPRRQPALWPTLAALALLSSVSEASLGPAPRESPAPVLAPPTGHLPGGRTASPCGGRARRPQPPQPAPPPPAPPPPPPPAPPRGGRAARAEARGSRAQAAGSRGCRLRSQLVPVRALGLGHSSDELVRFRFCSGSCRRARSPHDLSLASLLGAGALRPPPGSRPVSQPCCRPTRYEAVSFMDVNSTWRTVDRLSATACGCLG; encoded by the exons CCTGCCCTGTGGCCCACCCTGGCCGCTCTGGCCCTGCTGAGCAGCGTCTCCGAGGCctccctcggccccgccccccgcgaaAGTCCCGCGCCGGTCCTGGCGCCCCCCACCGGCCACCTGCCGG GGGGCCGCACTGCCAGTCCGTGCGGAGGAAGAGCCCGGCGGCCACAGCCCCCgcagcccgcgccgccgccgcccgcgccgccgccgccgccaccacccgCGCCTCCCCGTGGGGGCCGCGCGGCGCGCGCGGAGGCCCGGGGGAGCCGCGCGCAGGCCGCGGGCTCCAGGGGCTGCCGGCTGCGCTCGCAGCTGGTGCCGGTGCGCgcgctgggcctgggccacagctcAGACGAGCTGGTGCGCTTCCGCTTCTGCAGCGGCTCGTGCCGCCGCGCGCGCTCCCCGCACgacctcagcctggccagcctcctGGGCGCCGGGGCCCTGCGGCCGCCGCCCGGCTCCCGGCCCGTCAGCCAGCCCTGCTGCCGGCCCACGCGCTACGAGGCCGTCTCCTTCATGGACGTGAACAGCACCTGGAGGACTGTGGACCGCCTCTCCGCCACCGCCTGCGGCTGCCTGGGCTGa